One genomic window of Bacteroidales bacterium includes the following:
- a CDS encoding FG-GAP-like repeat-containing protein, translating to MKRLLFLIAGVSCVHLSAQEFDITYSSTESGTVTHSARNSITLAPNYTYNSGTGALTLEILNPVVGGNLVYNSIVDPESRAINTSYLVGSTNGSLSVNDQGGSVYSVPIQLPPGVNGLTPSLSLVYSSNLGTGIAGYGWQIGGISTVSRGGKDYYHDGVTRGIELDTTDRFYLDGQRLVNTNTSFYQNYFYVQYQTDNDIFTRVTPKGNTGYFMGADSWFFAETKSGLKYEYGHTLSSKQKIVGADPVVCWYVSKISDLFGNDINYSYIQDNNTLYPAEITYGPNKITFYYKQKSEKNISYLKGNKIEYWLSLDRLEISYNSVLLKKYEFKYNKLETPYNYYSVLNEIIEYGTGTGRLNSTAFSYQIPGSVGFSTPTSKSHSYLTYNSILCTGDFNGDGKADFVCLPDAAKGATWTGIRVYLGDGNDNFNSYFTNTTVISQLRDIRAIDLNADGKDDLVYETGTSSNTNFYFMTSNGSSLSGPYSISLNRTPSQYSGVSGKKRRFIDKLEDDNEVTGADYNGDGAYDICINDNAGNCSVFSLVTSNGNMGTTTINVKGGISSSTITGEVLTGDFNGDGKDDVWSIESTGTKIYTLINSDLVLMYTSTFPSSNHFFDLGDFNGDGKTDVFLYGTKSGSTEVDWTTWQIQLSTGAGFEQINIPQKKANLKNDYVRVTDFDGDGTSDLMVTSPNLSWTGTYFYINMTSGIDFYTHYFSYFPTDKNNIYLADFNGDARADILYTDAEASWWAGYRINKSTGNTHVLLEKVSNGLGSVQKVFYTKLSQAPTTVYQRGTGAVFPIGDYQGPLTIVSSIQSENGKGGYNTLSYYYEGFKQHLQGKGFLCYTKLRTTDVTNAAYSESINGYLSTRYNVKYYYPRPLKSYQCTVANDTLNRTTYTWSEILLHPSRKYIFPYLLKNLTVNKITGQAVVDSVVYDNYGNPTTIKKRYSSGPTEITTNIYDNTVSTTQWLLGRPTSTTVQYTKTGSATITRTGTRIFDSNNNHLKSETWFAGSNNQITHRYEYWGYGLVKKQIDSIITGTTRTQQYDYLTDHTRILYVTDPLNHVSTSSYDVYGRLDTQTDFLGNYLKYTYDELGRQTIIKSSLGSQKTLSLAWETPLSIPKNARYSVLSTSIDGSQAKQWLDKYGREIRSDVKGFNGTWIYKVTKYNIKNQVDSVSEPYYSTASPTSIIWNRLLYDNYGRKTNLYKPSGRNSSWSYTGSTITEITAGKTFTKSINSDGTISLATDAGGTITYNYYPDGKIKSIDAPGNLKTKMWYDIAGNQTQLNDTSAGVTLFVYNGFGEIITQTNARNQQTTINYLSDGRIDNKITTEGTTSLVYNTNKQISSISSPGNISRSFIYDTKGRVSTITDVIPGSSPFTTSFRYDVKGRDSTVTHPSGIIEQNTYNANGYLSSISAGGIARWTITGMNEFQQVTNGTYGSNLSTTNSYNSYGDLTYAQTGSIRLNSYTFNSVTGNLEMRNNPLHMPGAIEYFHYDNLDRLDDVYFGTTTLQDMAYDAIKGGITTKSDVGTMNYSLSAKPYALSSITHSTGIITPAMNDSITYTSFESVKFINEGTYNAAFLYGYNNQRKRMVVQNGSNHVVTRWYPTNRFMKDSVIGTVKKYTYIGGNAYTAPVVAVITNNGSPVYYYLLRDHLGSITHVVNTSNSVVAEYNYDAWGRMRDPITWAKYVPGSEPALMIADRGFTGHEHLPWFKLINMNGRLYDPLTGQFLSADKYIQNLGFTQNFNRYVYCLNNPLKYSDPSGFIFKRKDYEPLDPPLIIHNLGGQISGRKSNYGEPGYGINGTGLNGVYYDWYSGTYRSTSDGNATVEWSFAYNRTSEFGTSYSGPDPLGVAQALLDGYKLYSCNYNGQKQYALLKEIRNYSFNQLLSNGITGLEGGATSAAYWILPTIATSGSGVNDFQNISNPLGPYTSWIGVVGALAGLSADAKRVNAVRDFARIAKIDALGAEVVGKISKTATTIGWVGEGISIGVNIYNVSNNPSAGNWGRLGVSVVTAGLNLIPVFGPIISFSVSVADASGGFDSFYNWLDE from the coding sequence ATGAAACGATTATTATTTTTAATCGCAGGGGTATCGTGCGTTCATTTGAGCGCTCAGGAATTTGATATTACTTATTCTTCAACTGAAAGTGGTACAGTAACCCATTCAGCCCGCAATAGCATTACATTAGCCCCAAATTATACTTATAATTCAGGAACAGGTGCTTTAACGTTGGAGATTTTAAACCCAGTCGTTGGTGGAAATCTTGTCTATAACTCCATAGTTGACCCTGAATCAAGAGCTATTAATACTTCCTATTTGGTAGGTTCCACCAACGGTTCATTAAGTGTTAATGATCAGGGTGGATCGGTATATTCTGTTCCAATTCAACTGCCTCCAGGTGTAAACGGACTTACACCCAGCCTTTCGCTAGTTTATTCGAGTAACTTGGGTACAGGTATTGCCGGATATGGTTGGCAAATTGGAGGTATCTCAACAGTTTCAAGGGGTGGTAAAGATTATTATCATGATGGAGTTACCCGAGGCATTGAACTTGACACTACTGATAGATTCTATTTGGATGGACAGCGTCTGGTAAATACAAATACTTCCTTTTATCAAAACTATTTTTATGTACAATATCAAACAGATAATGATATTTTTACAAGAGTTACCCCCAAAGGCAACACCGGTTACTTTATGGGTGCCGACTCCTGGTTTTTTGCTGAGACTAAAAGTGGATTAAAGTATGAATATGGACATACCTTATCATCCAAACAAAAAATCGTAGGTGCAGACCCGGTTGTTTGTTGGTATGTCTCCAAAATCTCTGACTTGTTTGGTAATGATATTAACTATTCTTATATACAAGATAATAATACCTTATATCCTGCAGAGATTACATATGGCCCAAATAAAATAACCTTTTATTACAAACAGAAATCAGAAAAGAATATTAGTTACTTAAAGGGTAATAAAATCGAATATTGGCTCTCTTTGGATAGACTTGAAATTAGCTATAATTCTGTTTTATTAAAGAAGTACGAATTCAAATATAATAAACTTGAGACACCGTATAATTACTATAGTGTACTTAATGAAATTATCGAATATGGAACTGGAACTGGGAGACTTAATTCAACAGCATTTTCATATCAAATTCCTGGTTCTGTAGGGTTTAGTACACCTACAAGCAAATCTCATAGTTATTTAACTTACAATTCAATTTTATGCACGGGTGATTTCAATGGTGATGGTAAAGCTGATTTTGTTTGTCTTCCTGATGCTGCAAAAGGTGCAACCTGGACAGGTATCCGTGTTTACCTCGGTGATGGAAATGATAATTTCAATTCCTATTTTACAAATACTACGGTAATAAGCCAGCTAAGAGATATCAGGGCTATAGATCTGAATGCTGATGGTAAAGACGACTTAGTATATGAAACTGGAACCAGCAGTAATACCAATTTTTATTTTATGACCTCTAATGGCAGTTCGTTGTCAGGGCCTTATTCCATATCGCTTAACCGAACGCCATCTCAATATTCGGGTGTGAGTGGTAAAAAACGCCGGTTCATTGACAAACTTGAGGATGACAATGAAGTAACCGGGGCAGACTATAATGGTGATGGAGCCTATGACATTTGTATAAATGACAATGCGGGTAACTGTTCGGTTTTCTCTCTTGTTACCTCAAATGGCAATATGGGAACTACCACTATAAATGTTAAAGGCGGTATAAGCAGTAGTACTATAACCGGGGAAGTTTTAACGGGTGATTTTAACGGTGATGGTAAGGATGATGTTTGGAGTATTGAATCTACTGGTACAAAAATTTATACTCTGATAAACTCGGATTTAGTCTTAATGTACACTTCTACTTTTCCTTCAAGCAATCACTTTTTTGATTTGGGTGATTTCAATGGTGATGGAAAAACTGATGTTTTCTTGTATGGAACAAAAAGTGGAAGCACAGAGGTTGATTGGACAACCTGGCAGATACAATTGTCAACAGGTGCAGGCTTTGAGCAGATCAATATTCCGCAAAAGAAAGCCAATTTAAAAAATGATTATGTGAGAGTAACTGATTTTGATGGAGATGGTACTTCAGATTTAATGGTAACGTCGCCAAATTTATCCTGGACAGGTACATATTTTTATATCAACATGACTTCAGGTATAGATTTTTACACTCATTATTTCTCGTATTTTCCAACTGATAAAAATAATATCTACTTGGCTGACTTTAATGGAGATGCAAGGGCGGATATCTTATACACAGATGCTGAAGCTTCATGGTGGGCTGGTTATAGAATAAATAAGAGTACCGGTAATACCCACGTATTATTGGAAAAGGTATCAAACGGGTTAGGTTCAGTTCAAAAAGTGTTTTATACCAAGCTATCCCAGGCTCCCACAACGGTTTATCAAAGGGGGACTGGTGCTGTTTTCCCGATAGGAGATTATCAAGGTCCGTTGACTATTGTTTCTTCAATCCAAAGTGAAAACGGGAAGGGCGGGTATAATACACTTTCCTATTATTATGAAGGTTTTAAACAACATTTGCAAGGCAAAGGCTTCTTGTGTTATACAAAATTACGAACCACCGATGTAACGAATGCAGCTTATAGTGAAAGTATCAATGGCTATCTAAGTACAAGATATAATGTAAAATATTATTATCCACGTCCATTAAAGAGTTACCAGTGTACAGTCGCTAATGATACTCTGAATAGAACTACATACACATGGTCAGAAATTCTTTTACATCCTTCCAGAAAGTATATATTCCCCTATTTGTTAAAAAATCTTACTGTCAATAAAATTACAGGACAAGCTGTGGTAGATTCGGTTGTTTATGATAATTACGGAAATCCAACCACCATTAAAAAGCGATATAGTAGCGGGCCCACTGAAATTACAACAAATATCTATGATAATACAGTTTCCACAACCCAATGGTTGTTGGGTAGGCCTACATCAACTACAGTTCAATATACTAAAACGGGGTCTGCTACGATAACAAGGACAGGAACGAGGATTTTTGATTCCAATAATAATCATTTGAAAAGTGAAACCTGGTTTGCCGGTAGCAACAATCAGATAACCCATAGGTATGAATATTGGGGTTATGGATTAGTTAAAAAGCAGATAGATTCCATCATAACAGGTACTACCAGGACTCAGCAATACGACTATTTAACTGATCACACAAGAATCCTTTATGTAACTGATCCGCTAAACCATGTTTCAACCAGTTCTTATGATGTTTATGGTAGACTAGACACACAAACCGATTTTCTGGGCAATTATTTAAAATACACATATGATGAATTAGGAAGACAGACAATTATAAAGTCAAGTTTGGGTTCTCAAAAAACTTTGAGCCTGGCATGGGAAACGCCATTATCTATCCCAAAAAATGCCAGATATTCAGTTCTGTCAACTAGTATTGATGGTTCCCAGGCAAAACAATGGTTAGACAAATATGGTAGGGAAATCAGATCCGATGTTAAAGGCTTTAACGGCACATGGATTTATAAAGTGACAAAATATAATATTAAAAATCAAGTAGATAGTGTTTCAGAACCCTACTATTCAACAGCCTCTCCAACTTCCATAATCTGGAATAGGTTACTTTATGATAACTATGGAAGAAAAACGAATCTTTATAAGCCCTCTGGAAGAAATTCCTCTTGGTCCTATACAGGAAGTACAATAACCGAAATAACTGCCGGAAAAACATTTACAAAATCGATTAACTCTGATGGCACAATTAGCCTTGCAACAGATGCCGGAGGCACAATTACCTATAATTATTATCCCGATGGCAAAATAAAATCGATTGACGCACCTGGCAATTTGAAAACTAAAATGTGGTATGATATAGCTGGAAATCAAACTCAATTGAATGATACAAGTGCAGGGGTTACCTTATTTGTTTATAACGGTTTTGGAGAAATAATAACTCAAACAAATGCGAGGAATCAGCAAACCACTATTAATTATTTATCTGATGGGAGAATTGATAATAAGATTACTACAGAAGGAACTACATCGTTAGTCTATAATACAAATAAACAAATATCAAGTATTAGTTCTCCGGGAAATATATCACGTTCATTTATTTATGATACGAAAGGAAGGGTAAGTACCATCACGGATGTAATTCCAGGATCGTCACCCTTTACAACATCATTCAGATATGATGTGAAAGGGAGGGATAGTACCGTTACTCATCCGTCTGGCATAATTGAACAAAATACATATAACGCGAATGGTTATTTAAGTTCTATTTCTGCAGGTGGGATAGCCAGATGGACCATCACCGGCATGAATGAATTTCAGCAGGTCACCAATGGTACTTATGGAAGTAATTTATCTACAACAAATTCTTATAATTCATATGGAGATTTAACATATGCTCAGACAGGTTCTATCCGATTAAATTCTTATACATTTAATTCTGTTACAGGAAACTTGGAAATGCGCAATAATCCGTTACACATGCCGGGAGCTATTGAGTATTTTCATTATGATAATTTGGACAGGCTGGATGATGTTTATTTTGGAACAACCACATTACAGGACATGGCTTATGATGCAATCAAGGGTGGAATCACGACCAAAAGTGATGTCGGTACTATGAATTATTCTCTATCTGCCAAGCCATATGCATTAAGTAGTATCACTCACTCAACGGGAATCATAACACCTGCTATGAATGATAGCATAACCTATACATCTTTTGAGAGTGTAAAATTTATCAATGAAGGAACTTATAATGCCGCTTTTTTATATGGTTATAATAATCAAAGAAAAAGAATGGTTGTCCAAAATGGAAGTAATCATGTAGTAACCAGATGGTATCCTACAAATCGGTTTATGAAAGACAGCGTTATTGGTACTGTTAAAAAATATACGTATATTGGAGGTAATGCTTATACTGCTCCTGTTGTGGCTGTAATTACCAATAATGGTTCACCCGTGTATTATTATTTACTAAGAGATCATCTTGGCAGTATCACACATGTAGTGAATACCTCAAATTCCGTGGTCGCTGAATATAATTATGATGCATGGGGACGAATGCGAGATCCTATTACATGGGCAAAATATGTTCCCGGATCAGAACCCGCCTTGATGATCGCCGATAGAGGATTTACAGGTCATGAACATCTGCCATGGTTTAAGCTCATTAATATGAATGGAAGGCTATATGATCCTCTTACTGGACAATTTTTAAGTGCTGACAAATATATTCAGAATCTGGGATTTACGCAAAATTTCAATCGGTACGTATATTGTCTTAATAATCCGCTTAAGTATTCAGATCCAAGTGGGTTTATATTTAAGCGCAAGGATTATGAGCCACTTGATCCGCCATTAATTATTCATAATTTAGGAGGTCAAATATCCGGACGAAAATCCAACTATGGTGAGCCTGGATATGGCATTAATGGCACAGGTCTTAATGGTGTTTATTACGACTGGTACAGTGGTACATACCGTTCAACCAGTGATGGAAATGCAACAGTTGAATGGAGTTTTGCTTACAATAGGACCAGCGAATTTGGTACAAGTTATTCCGGTCCTGATCCACTTGGAGTGGCACAAGCTTTGTTGGATGGTTATAAACTTTATAGCTGCAATTATAATGGTCAAAAGCAATATGCATTACTGAAAGAAATTAGAAATTACTCCTTCAACCAACTACTCAGTAATGGCATTACAGGATTAGAAGGTGGTGCAACTTCCGCAGCATATTGGATTTTACCCACAATTGCTACCTCTGGATCAGGGGTTAATGATTTTCAAAATATAAGCAATCCATTAGGTCCATACACAAGTTGGATAGGTGTAGTGGGTGCGTTAGCTGGGCTATCTGCTGATGCAAAGAGAGTAAATGCAGTTAGAGATTTTGCAAGAATTGCAAAAATTGATGCTCTAGGGGCTGAAGTTGTTGGGAAAATTAGTAAAACAGCCACTACAATTGGTTGGGTAGGTGAAGGTATCTCAATTGGAGTAAATATCTATAATGTATCTAATAACCCTTCTGCAGGTAACTGGGGAAGATTAGGAGTATCAGTTGTAACAGCAGGCTTAAACTTAATACCTGTTTTTGGACCAATTATTTCTTTTAGTGTATCTGTAGCTGATGCCTCAGGTGGTTTTGATAGTTTTTATAATTGGTTGGATGAATAG
- a CDS encoding tail fiber domain-containing protein yields the protein MKKAILLSVSILVIFQISAVAQIKVNSSGLVGINNSNPTYRLDISGNVKMTYNGYTLTFSGDSFNPSSNMNLGGSSNFWYRLYANTAYLTNQPVITSDERFKINVKNLDLMTDRLKLLRPVTYNFNPDDPKLASDPLINKVQFGFLAQELQKVFPEMVVQREDGTLGITYSELIPVLVQALKEQQDQIDGLNKRIADLESKIK from the coding sequence ATGAAAAAAGCTATTCTCCTTTCAGTATCAATCTTAGTGATTTTCCAAATTTCTGCTGTTGCTCAAATAAAGGTAAATTCAAGCGGCTTAGTTGGTATAAACAATTCTAATCCAACATATAGACTTGATATTTCAGGAAATGTTAAAATGACCTATAATGGGTATACACTTACTTTTTCTGGTGATTCATTTAACCCATCAAGCAACATGAATCTTGGTGGTTCAAGTAATTTTTGGTATCGTCTTTATGCAAACACTGCATATTTGACGAATCAACCTGTCATTACATCCGATGAGAGATTTAAAATAAATGTCAAAAATCTTGATTTAATGACAGATAGATTAAAACTATTGAGGCCTGTGACCTATAACTTCAATCCGGATGATCCTAAATTAGCATCTGATCCATTAATAAATAAGGTACAATTTGGATTTTTGGCTCAAGAACTCCAGAAAGTTTTTCCTGAGATGGTTGTTCAGCGTGAAGACGGTACTCTCGGCATTACTTACTCAGAATTAATTCCTGTTTTAGTGCAAGCACTTAAAGAACAGCAGGATCAAATAGATGGATTAAATAAGCGTATCGCTGATCTTGAAAGCAAAATAAAATAA
- a CDS encoding T9SS type A sorting domain-containing protein, which translates to MKNILLLILLIIIGIPITAQTVNFTYDNSGNRILRKTIVTLKSTETVDDSLSKEEFRDDLEDKSISVFPNPVKSQLNVYISGLKDNSKVSIYTFDQSGKLLKTIKPATSNNVIEFSDLAPGAYFINILIDDKVSKWTIIKE; encoded by the coding sequence ATGAAAAACATCCTCTTGCTCATTTTACTAATTATAATTGGTATTCCAATTACAGCTCAAACAGTAAATTTCACTTATGACAATTCTGGCAATAGAATCTTAAGAAAAACCATTGTCACATTAAAATCAACTGAAACCGTAGATGACTCATTGTCAAAAGAGGAATTTCGCGATGATCTGGAAGATAAATCAATAAGTGTCTTCCCAAATCCTGTTAAATCACAGTTAAACGTTTACATTTCAGGCCTAAAGGATAACTCAAAGGTTAGCATTTATACCTTTGATCAAAGTGGCAAGCTTCTTAAGACGATTAAACCTGCTACAAGCAACAATGTTATCGAATTTTCAGATTTAGCACCAGGTGCATATTTCATCAATATTCTCATCGACGACAAGGTCTCAAAGTGGACTATTATTAAAGAATAA
- a CDS encoding DUF4386 domain-containing protein codes for MTTTNRISLHSAAIIAGIGLLVSLFAAPFAELFALPKLIVPFQPAETANNILHNQTLFSGALIAYLITFISDIVIAWALFILLRPVHRDLSLLTALFRLVYTVIAIIALNNLVTAFQLITTPDYLSIFSQDQVNNQAMVSLRAFRNHWYFGIVFFGIHLMLLGFLSIRSGYIPKVFGILLMIAGMGYFLTSLRPYIMPNVNLDFAKYTYYGEVLFMLWLLIRGYKIREVK; via the coding sequence ATGACTACAACAAACAGGATTTCTTTACATTCGGCTGCTATTATTGCAGGAATTGGTCTGTTGGTTTCTCTATTTGCCGCTCCATTTGCAGAGCTTTTTGCACTTCCAAAATTGATTGTTCCTTTCCAACCAGCTGAAACTGCCAATAACATACTGCACAATCAAACCCTGTTTTCCGGAGCCCTGATAGCTTATCTTATTACCTTTATAAGCGATATTGTAATTGCCTGGGCTTTGTTTATACTGCTGAGGCCAGTTCACAGGGATTTATCGCTTTTAACTGCACTTTTCCGTTTGGTATATACAGTCATTGCTATTATAGCGTTGAATAACCTGGTAACAGCATTTCAGCTTATCACTACGCCTGACTATTTATCCATTTTTTCTCAAGACCAGGTAAATAACCAGGCAATGGTTTCGCTCCGGGCATTCAGAAATCATTGGTACTTTGGTATCGTTTTTTTTGGTATTCATTTAATGTTGCTTGGTTTCCTGTCAATCCGTTCTGGATACATACCTAAAGTTTTTGGAATATTGCTGATGATTGCCGGAATGGGTTATTTTCTCACTTCCTTGCGTCCCTATATTATGCCAAATGTAAATTTGGATTTTGCTAAATACACCTATTATGGTGAGGTATTATTTATGCTTTGGTTGTTAATTCGGGGATATAAAATCAGGGAAGTAAAATAA
- a CDS encoding IPT/TIG domain-containing protein has protein sequence MRYINKISLFILVSLLLSACEKNDETPGVKTLDVEFPDDGGVILNGELQGASSIIEYGFYYSRDSLFSKYETEIISFNEKAGSGSFHAAINSGLEPDAVYFFKAYIYTNGSIMFGKTKAFLSTGNKPPEILQVIPEIAHIADTVEIFGKNFGRNNYFYYMQVNFSGARAQVLNYNDSLITCIIPEDCRTYRPQLKVTVFDKSDSASFQLYKPVIESFTPTGTFRDTITITGQHFDKVAVRNEVSIGSTIAAVISSSREKLKVLVPDNLNKSIARIKVTAQLQSTTSETPFKLKTPVISAVPECSFSDSEIELKGKFFNPVRYYNKVLIEDVESEIISVNTESIIIKVPYGPFPRGYAHVKIQVADTIVDSGLDFCIEDNWLMISNTLPFTFYGDVGTFTIGNTAYVISHPHEPLEDRQYLWKFNTQDYTWKKYSIPFDLMHTGICTTNGVKGYVYTATETDNFWEFDPLSDTWTQKADFPAVRRDEASAFSVNRDIYVGIGSDFYLSNDLALHDFYKYDPGLNIWTRISDLDPDSHWARTEASTFVIDNIAYLTCGARNTGMYDAWKYIYSTDKWIRIADFPDARHYTGSFVLNNKGYITNGSPVGDWESDECWEYDPVSNDWKSFYPIGHKRRYRGFAFSVNGKAFAGGGYGGANSGNTTWELYLLNK, from the coding sequence ATGCGTTATATAAATAAAATTTCATTATTCATACTGGTTTCATTATTGCTCTCAGCATGTGAAAAGAATGACGAAACACCTGGTGTAAAAACCCTTGATGTTGAGTTTCCTGATGATGGCGGTGTTATCCTGAATGGAGAATTGCAGGGAGCCTCCTCGATAATAGAATATGGCTTTTATTATTCCCGGGACAGTCTTTTTTCAAAATACGAGACAGAAATAATATCCTTTAATGAAAAAGCCGGGTCGGGCTCTTTTCATGCCGCAATCAATTCAGGCCTGGAGCCGGATGCCGTATATTTTTTTAAAGCATATATTTATACGAATGGAAGTATTATGTTCGGCAAAACCAAAGCGTTTTTGTCAACCGGGAATAAACCACCTGAAATCCTTCAGGTAATTCCTGAAATAGCTCATATAGCGGACACTGTAGAAATATTTGGTAAAAATTTCGGGAGAAACAATTATTTCTATTACATGCAGGTAAATTTCTCGGGGGCAAGAGCTCAGGTTCTGAATTATAACGACAGCTTAATTACCTGCATCATTCCGGAGGACTGCAGGACTTATCGTCCCCAGCTGAAAGTAACGGTATTTGATAAAAGTGACTCGGCATCTTTTCAGTTATATAAGCCTGTAATAGAATCATTCACTCCTACCGGAACATTCAGGGATACTATCACCATAACCGGTCAACACTTCGATAAGGTAGCTGTACGAAACGAGGTCTCGATAGGTTCAACCATTGCAGCAGTTATCTCATCCTCGAGGGAAAAGTTGAAAGTTCTGGTACCAGACAATTTAAATAAAAGTATTGCTAGGATAAAAGTAACTGCCCAGCTTCAAAGCACAACCAGTGAAACCCCTTTTAAGCTTAAAACACCAGTAATCAGCGCAGTTCCGGAATGTTCTTTCTCCGATTCGGAAATTGAACTGAAAGGTAAATTTTTTAACCCTGTTCGCTATTACAATAAAGTTCTCATTGAGGATGTTGAATCAGAGATTATATCCGTTAATACCGAATCGATAATTATCAAGGTACCTTATGGCCCGTTTCCCCGGGGCTATGCCCATGTTAAAATCCAGGTTGCCGATACAATTGTTGATTCAGGTTTGGACTTTTGTATTGAAGATAACTGGTTGATGATTTCAAATACTTTACCCTTTACATTTTATGGTGATGTAGGAACATTTACAATAGGAAACACTGCCTATGTTATTTCACATCCGCATGAGCCTTTGGAAGACAGGCAATATTTATGGAAGTTTAACACACAGGATTATACCTGGAAAAAATATTCAATACCGTTTGACTTAATGCACACGGGCATTTGCACGACCAATGGTGTAAAAGGATATGTGTACACCGCAACTGAAACAGATAATTTCTGGGAATTTGATCCTTTGTCTGATACATGGACTCAAAAAGCCGATTTCCCAGCTGTAAGGCGTGATGAAGCTTCTGCTTTTTCAGTTAACAGGGACATTTATGTGGGTATCGGATCTGATTTCTATTTAAGTAACGATTTGGCGTTGCACGACTTTTACAAGTATGACCCCGGTTTGAACATATGGACCAGAATCAGTGATTTGGACCCGGATAGTCATTGGGCAAGAACAGAAGCCTCGACATTTGTAATTGACAACATTGCTTATCTTACCTGTGGAGCGCGAAATACCGGGATGTACGATGCCTGGAAATACATATATTCAACTGACAAATGGATCAGGATAGCCGACTTTCCGGACGCCCGGCATTATACAGGTTCATTCGTTCTCAATAATAAAGGTTATATCACTAACGGATCTCCGGTAGGTGACTGGGAATCAGATGAATGTTGGGAATATGATCCGGTTTCCAATGACTGGAAATCATTTTACCCAATAGGCCATAAAAGAAGGTACAGGGGATTTGCCTTTAGTGTAAACGGTAAAGCGTTTGCCGGCGGAGGTTATGGCGGTGCAAATAGTGGTAATACGACATGGGAATTGTATTTGTTAAATAAGTAA